tccacgtggtgcactggctcagacgaatcatatatttcatcagaaatagTACACTCCATATCATTGACTGTATAATCAGAAATATTGTGAATATTGTCAGAAATGTTGTTAATATTCTtctcaatatcgtgagttgtggccgactcctccgtatgaccgtgcatattgttgtcaatatcctcaatatcctgagttgtggccgactcctccgtatcaccgtgcatatagtcaatatcctcaatatcgtgagttgtggccgactcctccgtatgaccgttcatattgttgtcaatatcctcaatatcctgagttgtggccgactcctccgtatcaccatgcatattgtcaatatcctcaatatcctgagttgtggccgactcctccgtatcaccgttcatattgttgtcaatatcctcaatatcctgagatatcatcagaacagaaatattctgCACCGGAGTAACAGGCTCAGCCTACTTCGCGTGCGTCGTCCCCGCTGAATGGAATACATTATtagaatataatataaatgtaactaatttacttacccttacgttgatggtccagaaaaaaaaagtacaaattaATCACTTATGCTGCACTTATGTCGCAAACTTGGGCTCCACCGAACGACAACGTCATGTTGGCAATTTCCTGTGCTTTCGGGCTTTGCACTTTCCGGCCTTGCAGATGGTCCCAGTATATCCCGCATAATACATTAACAAGAGCACTGTCCACCCCGTCAATTCTTACACCTCCCAAATTAATGTACATCTTTGtcttattttgtgttctttatttatgttttaaataacggggcatgtatggttttggtatttactcatcgatagtattataagaaataccaatgtactcgatatgccaacacacatttattcgaatacgatgatcaagaaggaagaacgtttacagatattttgtcgctatacgatacggaccgataaatatcacataattccgcgtctagtttcctgatttcaacatgtataaaaataaaaataaaataattgtaaggcaacatatattaaccctaaccgatcgagatattatactgcaattagttttatgcgatattatactgcgatatgatactgcgatagattttatgcgatattatactgcgataagtctgaggcgagttattcgacgatcgacaaaaatagagaaaagagtgaaataagttaataagagtaacccaagaaccgcgccaagatggataaaaagatagattcagaaatgcataaattgccgtgtttcgatgaggacataaatgaactcaatctgttcgagccgtatcaggacaaagaagcagaggaacatctgccgtgtggaccgctggaccggctggttagtacattgcctatggatgttgacgacgacgacactgaa
Above is a genomic segment from Drosophila miranda strain MSH22 chromosome Y unlocalized genomic scaffold, D.miranda_PacBio2.1 Contig_Y3_pilon, whole genome shotgun sequence containing:
- the LOC117194419 gene encoding uncharacterized protein LOC117194419; the encoded protein is MHGHTEESATTHDIEKNINNISDNIHNISDYTVNDMECTISDEIYDSSEPVHHVEEKQEQEVWEDPDLNMFTEDILSTESGKDNLKTRISLRLRPPCMAASANYAAK